A portion of the Lolium rigidum isolate FL_2022 chromosome 1, APGP_CSIRO_Lrig_0.1, whole genome shotgun sequence genome contains these proteins:
- the LOC124668451 gene encoding probable low-specificity L-threonine aldolase 2, which yields MLTKAVDLRSDTVTKPSEAMRAAMAAADVDDDVLGSDPTAHRFETEMARMMGKEAALFVPSGTMANLVSALVHCDTRGSEVILGDNSHMHIYENGGMSTIGGVHPRTVRNNPDGTMDIDKIVAAIRHPNGLCYPTTRLICLENTQGNCGGKCLSVEYTDKVGEVAKTHGLKLHIDGARIFNASVALGVPVDRLVRAADSVSVCLSKGLGAPVGSVIVGSKAFIEKAKILRKTLGGGMRQVRVLCAAAHVGVRDTVGKLADDHRRAKVLADGLKKIKQLRVDLTSVETNMVYFDITDPLISPCKLCQVLEQRNVLAMAVSSKSVRLVTHYQISDSDVQYALRCIEEAVEEILLGSAKSEHLANGVTANSYGN from the exons ATGTTGACCAAGGCGGTGGACCTCCGGTCGGACACTGTGACGAAGCCCTCGGAGGCCAtgcgcgccgccatggccgcagcGGATGTGGACGACGACGTTCTGGGCTCGGACCCGACCGCCCACCGCTTCGAGACGGAGATGGCCAGGATGATGGGCAAGGAGGCGGCCCTGTTCGTGCCATCGGGCACCATGGCCAACCTCGTCTCCGCCCTCGTGCACTGCGACACCAGGGGCAGCGAGGTCATCCTCGGCGACAACTCCCACATGCACATCTACGAGAACGGCGGCATGTCCACCATCGGCGGCGTCCACCCCAGGACCGTCCGCAACAATCCCGACGGCACCATGGACATCGACAAGATCGTCGCCGCCATTAGGCATCCGAACGGGCTGTGTTATCCTACCACCAGGCTGATATGCTTGGAGAACACACAGGGAAA TTGTGGTGGAAAGTGTCTGTCTGTAGAATACACGGACAAGGTTGGGGAAGTTGCTAAAACTCATGGCTTGAAGCTTCACATTGACGGAGCTCGAATTTTCAATGCTTCAGTG GCACTTGGAGTTCCTGTTGATAGACTTGTGAGAGCTGCGGATTCAGTTTCG GTATGCCTATCGAAAGGGTTAGGTGCCCCTGTTGGATCAGTTATTGTTGGTTCCAAGGCCTTCATAGAGAAG GCTAAAATCCTCAGGAAGACCTTAGGTGGTGGAATGAGgcaggtgagagttctatgtgcTGCTGCCCATGTCGGAGTCCGCGACACTGTAGGCAAGCTTGCCGATGACCATAGGAGGGCTAAAGTCTTAGCAG ACGGACTGAAGAAAATTAAACAGCTTAGAGTTGATTTAACTTCAGTCGAGACCAATATG GTATACTTCGACATTACGGATCCACTAATATCACCTTGCAAGCTCTGTCAAGTTCTGGAACAGCGCAACGTACTGGCAATGGCAGTAAGCTCAAAGAG TGTCAGACTTGTGACCCATTACCAAATTTCAGACAGCGATGTCCAGTACGCGTTGAGATGCATCGAG GAAGCTGTTGAGGAAATACTGTTAGGCAGTGCTAAATCCGAGCATTTGGCAAATGGTGTAACGGCAAATTCATATGGGAACTAG